Below is a genomic region from Acidobacteriota bacterium.
TAGGGTGAGGGCGCCTTTTTCCCTCACATAGTGGCCCAGCACCCGCGCGAAGGTTCCGGCCCCGCGGGGGTGGGCCGGCCCGTTCAAGTAGGGGATGCCGTCACTGGCTACCATCACGTCGGGCTGGGCCACGATCCACTGGTTGGTCTCCTCCGAGCGCCCGTGGATGATCACCCAGCCGCCCTGCTGGCGGTACTTCTTGAAGGTTTCGGTGGTGAGCCGCTCGCCCGTGGCGGGCCATTGCAGCCTCTGGTACTCCTCGTCGCTGCGTCCTTCCCAGGGATCGAAAAGGGCCGACTCGATGCGGGTCGAGCCGGCGGTGTAGGGATAGGACTCGGTGGTCACGTCCAGCCCGCGTTCTCGGGCGCCCCTGATCATTTCAAGGGCCACCTGGGCCCACTCGCCGGCGCTGCTGTTCATGTGGACGATGTGGGTGGAAGCTCCGCTGCCGGCGGCCAGGGCGATGGCTTCCTGGAAGGCTCCCAGGGTGCCTCCGGAGTTCTCCCCGCGCAGGTGGACGTAGGTCGCCACTCCCCGCCGGGCGGCCATCTGGAAGAGCCGGTAGATCTCAAGGCGGGAGGCGCCGGGTGTGTAGGTGATGCCGAAGCCCAGCCCCAGGCCGCCTTCATCGAGCCCTTGCTCGAGCAGGCCCGACAATTCCTCGATCCGCTCGGGAGACAGCTCCTCGTAGGCATAGTTGCCTTCGTCCATGCGGGTGGTCTCGGCCTCGGGCAGGGTGGGGAAGTGGCCGACGTCGAGTCCGTCGACCAGTTTGACCCTGGCCGGCCAGTGCCCGGAGGTCGCGCCGTAGTGAACCACCGCCTTACCCTGCCTTGAGTCCAGCCACTTCCCGACCGGAAAGACGCCGACCTCCATCTCCAGGGCGGTGGTCACGCCATCCTGAGCCTGCAGCCTGTTGCTGAGCGGATCCTGTCCATGGGCGTGCAGGTCGACAAAGCCCGGCGCCACCACCAGCCCCGAGGCATCGATGCGCCTTGTCCCCCGCAGCGCCTCCTCGCTGACGGCCGCGATGCGTCCCCCCGAGATGCCGACATTACGCACCCCGTCCAACCCGCTCTCAGGATCCATCACCCGCCCCCCTTCGATCACCAGATCAAAACCCTCGCGCGGTTCTTCACCAGCCTGATTGCAGGCGGCCAGGCAGAGGCTCAGGAGGGCGAGAGCAAAGAGACTGAATGTGGTTCTCATGAGATAGCTACCTTGAGGCCCGGATGCCTTGATTGTCAAGGCGGGCCTAGTCATGGCGTGATGCTAGGATGAATGCTCGATTGGTCGAGAATCGGGTGAGATCTGGAGTGCGTATGGCCTCTCAGCTTCAAACAGGTTGGATCAGCACCTTGCCAGTCGTTGGTGAGGAAGCCCTGCGCTATGTTTGCGGGCGGCCGAACGGGTCCTTTCACTCGGCGCGAAGTATGGCCCGGGCTTGGGCTTCCGGTCTTGATGGCCGGTGCCGCATGCAGGCGCTTCAGCGGTTCATGGTGGAAGCTGTGGAGAGCTATTGCGAAGAGATGACCGGCCTTGTGGGAGGGGGAGAGTATCGGTTGTCTCAGGTGCCGGCCGATTTGGCTGAGCACTCTCTTGACTCGACGGCTGCCGTCCTCGCGGCCTCGATCGGACGCGCGGCTGTGGAACTCGATCCGATTGGGGCCTCGCATTGGCTCAGCGTGACCTACACCGCCATGTTGCCACAGACCCTGCGGTCGCAACTGGGCATTCACTATACTCCGCCCGCATTGAGCGCCCGCCTGCTCGATTTGGCCAGCGAGGCTGGGGCCGATTGGGCGACTTGCCGGGTTCTCGATCCCGCCTGCGGTGGAGGGGCATTTCTCACGTCCGCCGCCCTGCGAATGGTCGCCGCCGCCGACGTCAAAAAGCCGGCATTGGCGATCGAATCTCTCTCCAAGCGCCTGAAGGGATTCGAGATCGATCCCTTCGCCGCTTGGCTGTCGCAGGCTCTGCTGGAAGTCGCGCTGGCTGATCTGTGTATCCGGGCCGATACGCGGTTGCCCAGCTTGGTGGATGTCTGTGACAGCCTTGAGCGGGAAGCGGCAGGCGAGGCCTTCGATCTAGTCATCGGGAATCCGCCCTACGGCAGGATCAGGCTTTCTCCAGAACTCCGCAAGCGATTCAGCAGAAGCCTCTATGGACATGCCAACCTCTACGGGGTCTTCACCGATTTGGCCCTGCGTTGGTGCTCTCCCGACGGCGTCATAGCCTACGTCACCCCGACAAGTTTCCTGGCCGGAGAGTACTTCAAGGCACTCCGCAGACTGATGGCTTCTCAGGCTCCGCCGGCTGCCGTGGACTTCATCGAGGCCCGTAAGGGGGTGTTCGAAGACGTCCTGCAAGAAACCATGCTGGCGGTCTATTGTCGCGACGCCGGCGACAGGAAAGCCGCTGTTCATCACGTTACGGTTTCAGCCGAGGGGGACGCGCAGGTGTTCCCCGCGGGACGCTTCGAGTTGCCCGCCGAATCATCCGCTCCTTGGCTGATTCCGCGGCACGCCGGGCAATCGCAATTGATCTCCCGCTTGGCTCATATGTCCTGCCGGATTTCGGATTGGGGCTATAAAATCTCCACGGGTCCGCTGGTCTGGAACCGCCACAAGAAACAACTGCGCGGCGCGGCCGGCCGAGGGTGCTTGCCTTTGGTGTGGGCGGAGGCTATCGATGGACCGGGCCGGTTCGTGTTTCGGGCTGAGAAGAAGAACCACCAACCTTTCTTCGAGCTCCAAGAAGGGGATGACTGGCTGAGGATCGACCGGTCTTGCGTGCTGCTTCAACGCACTACCGCCAAAGAACAGTCGCGGCGCCTAATCGCTGCCGTGCTGCCTCAGGAATTGATCGATGAGCATGGT
It encodes:
- a CDS encoding amidohydrolase family protein, with translation MRTTFSLFALALLSLCLAACNQAGEEPREGFDLVIEGGRVMDPESGLDGVRNVGISGGRIAAVSEEALRGTRRIDASGLVVAPGFVDLHAHGQDPLSNRLQAQDGVTTALEMEVGVFPVGKWLDSRQGKAVVHYGATSGHWPARVKLVDGLDVGHFPTLPEAETTRMDEGNYAYEELSPERIEELSGLLEQGLDEGGLGLGFGITYTPGASRLEIYRLFQMAARRGVATYVHLRGENSGGTLGAFQEAIALAAGSGASTHIVHMNSSAGEWAQVALEMIRGARERGLDVTTESYPYTAGSTRIESALFDPWEGRSDEEYQRLQWPATGERLTTETFKKYRQQGGWVIIHGRSEETNQWIVAQPDVMVASDGIPYLNGPAHPRGAGTFARVLGHYVREKGALTLMEALNKMTLLPARRVEGAAPAMKRKGRVQEGADADLTLFDPQTIIDRSTYQEGDLPSAGIIHVLVAGTFVVRDAEFIEGVFPGQAIRGGK
- a CDS encoding Eco57I restriction-modification methylase domain-containing protein — translated: MQALQRFMVEAVESYCEEMTGLVGGGEYRLSQVPADLAEHSLDSTAAVLAASIGRAAVELDPIGASHWLSVTYTAMLPQTLRSQLGIHYTPPALSARLLDLASEAGADWATCRVLDPACGGGAFLTSAALRMVAAADVKKPALAIESLSKRLKGFEIDPFAAWLSQALLEVALADLCIRADTRLPSLVDVCDSLEREAAGEAFDLVIGNPPYGRIRLSPELRKRFSRSLYGHANLYGVFTDLALRWCSPDGVIAYVTPTSFLAGEYFKALRRLMASQAPPAAVDFIEARKGVFEDVLQETMLAVYCRDAGDRKAAVHHVTVSAEGDAQVFPAGRFELPAESSAPWLIPRHAGQSQLISRLAHMSCRISDWGYKISTGPLVWNRHKKQLRGAAGRGCLPLVWAEAIDGPGRFVFRAEKKNHQPFFELQEGDDWLRIDRSCVLLQRTTAKEQSRRLIAAVLPQELIDEHGGVVVENHLNMVRPLHASPEVSPLAVAAVLNSDIVDSAFRCISGSVAVSAYELSALPLPSVEEMRTIENLLTRKAGRRAIEQALRVIYLGNG